The proteins below come from a single Microbulbifer sp. Q7 genomic window:
- the infA gene encoding translation initiation factor IF-1 — MAKDDYIEMEGEVIDTLPNTTFRVKLENGHVVIAHISGKMRKNYIRILTGDKVKVELTPYDLSKGRITYRAR, encoded by the coding sequence ATGGCAAAAGACGATTACATTGAAATGGAAGGTGAGGTGATCGACACCCTGCCCAACACTACATTCCGCGTGAAATTGGAAAATGGACATGTGGTAATCGCACATATTTCCGGCAAGATGCGCAAAAACTACATCCGTATCCTCACCGGCGATAAGGTCAAGGTGGAACTCACCCCTTACGACCTGAGCAAGGGCCGTATCACCTACCGCGCCCGCTAA
- the aat gene encoding leucyl/phenylalanyl-tRNA--protein transferase, which translates to MSNDTDETLSLLDPDIITFPDTSAALSDPNGLLAIGGDLTPEWLIAAYRKGIFPWFSDDQPILWWSPSPRCIVRPDTVRFSRSLRKVIRQGRYQLTFDQAFEQVLEGCAGPRAEESGTWITEEMHDAYLSMHHLGHAHSVEAWLDGKLVGGLYGLAIGRVFFGESMFHRATDASKVAFAGLVRQLASWGCELIDCQVSNPHLTSLGAIEVSRDAFERLLSAGIAAPAFPSPWPAAPATELLAHP; encoded by the coding sequence TTGAGTAACGATACGGACGAGACCCTGTCACTGCTGGACCCGGACATCATCACCTTCCCGGACACGTCCGCCGCACTGAGCGACCCCAATGGCCTGTTGGCGATCGGCGGTGATCTCACCCCAGAATGGCTCATTGCCGCCTACCGAAAGGGGATATTTCCCTGGTTTTCAGACGACCAGCCCATCCTCTGGTGGTCTCCCTCGCCCCGCTGTATCGTGCGCCCGGATACTGTCCGGTTCAGTCGCAGCCTGAGAAAGGTCATCCGTCAGGGGCGCTATCAGCTGACATTCGACCAGGCCTTCGAGCAAGTACTCGAGGGATGTGCGGGACCGCGCGCGGAGGAGTCTGGCACCTGGATTACCGAAGAAATGCACGATGCCTACCTTTCCATGCACCACTTGGGACACGCGCATTCCGTGGAGGCCTGGCTGGATGGCAAGTTGGTGGGTGGGCTCTACGGGCTGGCCATTGGCCGCGTGTTTTTCGGCGAATCCATGTTTCACCGCGCCACAGACGCCTCAAAAGTCGCCTTTGCGGGTCTGGTACGGCAGCTGGCAAGCTGGGGCTGTGAGCTGATCGACTGCCAGGTTAGCAACCCGCATCTCACCAGCCTGGGGGCAATCGAGGTCAGCCGCGATGCGTTCGAGCGCCTTCTGAGCGCCGGGATTGCCGCGCCCGCCTTTCCCTCGCCCTGGCCTGCAGCGCCGGCAACGGAACTGCTTGCCCACCCATGA
- a CDS encoding arginyltransferase, with the protein MSQHSPLDTVRLLATLPHPCGYLADQEATTVFVDPQTQVDQRLYSRLSELGFRRSGSYLYRPQCTHCQACIPARIPVELFTPNRNQRRCWRRNRDLDVFHQRTIDTDEHYALYARYIEQRHQDGEMYPPNREQFRSFLNRAWGSTRYLEFRARGRLLGTAVTDVLSAGVSAIYTFFDPDEVKRSLGTYSILYQVEWARRLGLPSLYLGYWIAQSQKMAYKSQFQPLETLQGNRWVLRSD; encoded by the coding sequence ATGAGCCAGCATTCTCCTCTGGATACGGTGCGCCTGCTCGCTACCCTGCCCCATCCCTGCGGCTATCTGGCCGATCAGGAAGCCACCACCGTTTTTGTGGATCCCCAAACCCAGGTAGACCAGCGCCTGTATAGCCGCCTTTCGGAGCTCGGTTTTCGTCGCAGTGGCAGCTACCTTTATCGCCCGCAGTGCACCCATTGCCAGGCTTGTATCCCCGCGCGGATCCCGGTAGAGCTGTTTACGCCCAACCGTAATCAACGTCGTTGCTGGCGTCGCAATCGCGACCTCGACGTATTCCACCAGCGCACGATCGACACCGATGAGCACTATGCGCTCTATGCGCGCTACATTGAGCAGCGACATCAGGATGGGGAGATGTACCCGCCCAACCGCGAGCAATTCCGCAGCTTCCTGAACCGAGCCTGGGGTAGTACACGCTATCTGGAATTCCGAGCCCGGGGCCGCCTCCTGGGCACCGCGGTCACCGATGTACTCTCCGCCGGGGTTTCCGCGATCTACACATTTTTTGACCCGGATGAAGTCAAGCGCAGCCTCGGCACTTACTCGATCCTGTATCAGGTAGAGTGGGCGCGTCGGCTAGGACTGCCCAGTTTGTACCTGGGCTACTGGATTGCCCAGTCCCAGAAAATGGCCTACAAAAGCCAGTTCCAGCCACTGGAAACCCTTCAGGGCAACCGCTGGGTTCTCCGGTCCGACTGA
- a CDS encoding DNA translocase FtsK — protein MSSQLYKRRLNRTCCRGKPLKADSESESSPAIPDSLIARIVREGALITLLAGALLAGISLLSYSPSDPGWSHTGSGGAVDNAIGPTGAWLADVGLSLLGWMAYLFPVLIGWRAYRILRDKNARFHGPLFALRVGGLLLLLVAGAAIATLCFSEASPPLPFSNGGIVGAAISSFMEKGLGYVGATILLLAMFAIGVTVFTGMSWLKLFEDIGRSVLFVFSWIGTRMARARKQREEQRFAREAVVVRKAAIEEEKQRTAKRQPPQIAQAAPPPKQSPRAVKEKQGELFKGPVTGTLPALSLLDAADTNKKAGFSREALEALSRLLELKLKDFGVVAEVVSVLPGPVVTRFEIQPAPGVKVSRITNLAKDLARSLAVISVRVVEVIPGKSVVGIEIPNENRQIVRLSEVIGAEVYDRANSALTLALGHDISGQPVVADLAKMPHLLVAGTTGSGKSVGINVMLLSLLYKSTPDEVRLILVDPKMLELSVYEGIPHLLTPVITDMNDAANGLRWCVGEMERRYKLMAAMGVRNLAGFNRKVKEAIAAGEPLIDPIWQPDPMSSVPEAEQTAPHLKHLPAIVVVIDEFADMMMIVGKKVEQLIARIAQKARAAGIHLLLATQRPSVDVITGLIKANVPTRMAFQVSSKVDSRTILDQGGAEQLLGHGDMLYLPPGTAVPIRVHGAFVDDHEVHQVVADWCRRGEPEYIDGIVDDANNSIPVPGMATEGGEDDPETDALYDEAVAFVTKSRKASISSVQRQLRIGYNRAARMIEAMEAAGVVSAQQANGNREVLAPPPA, from the coding sequence ATGTCGTCCCAACTATATAAGAGGCGACTCAACAGAACTTGCTGCCGAGGTAAGCCATTGAAGGCTGATAGCGAATCCGAATCATCACCAGCCATTCCCGACTCCCTGATCGCGAGAATTGTCCGGGAGGGCGCCTTGATCACGCTGCTGGCTGGTGCCTTGCTGGCGGGTATCAGCTTGCTGAGTTATAGCCCGAGCGACCCAGGCTGGTCGCACACCGGCAGTGGCGGGGCGGTAGACAATGCCATTGGCCCCACTGGCGCCTGGTTGGCAGATGTGGGGCTCTCCCTGCTTGGATGGATGGCCTATCTGTTCCCGGTTTTGATTGGCTGGCGGGCCTACCGGATTTTGCGGGACAAAAACGCCCGCTTCCACGGCCCGCTGTTTGCGCTGCGGGTTGGGGGGCTGTTGCTGCTGCTGGTAGCCGGCGCGGCGATCGCAACCCTGTGCTTCAGTGAGGCGTCACCGCCGCTGCCATTCTCCAATGGCGGGATTGTCGGTGCGGCGATTTCCAGTTTTATGGAGAAGGGGCTTGGCTACGTAGGTGCGACTATCCTGCTGCTGGCGATGTTTGCGATTGGGGTCACCGTGTTTACCGGTATGTCCTGGCTCAAACTGTTTGAGGACATCGGCCGCAGCGTGCTGTTCGTGTTCAGCTGGATTGGCACGCGCATGGCGCGAGCGCGAAAACAGCGAGAAGAGCAACGGTTCGCCCGCGAAGCGGTGGTTGTGCGTAAAGCAGCCATTGAAGAAGAAAAGCAACGCACCGCCAAGCGCCAACCGCCCCAGATTGCGCAAGCAGCGCCGCCGCCGAAGCAGAGCCCGCGCGCTGTGAAAGAAAAGCAGGGTGAGCTGTTCAAGGGGCCGGTTACCGGCACCCTGCCAGCGCTCTCCCTGTTGGATGCAGCCGACACCAACAAGAAGGCGGGTTTCAGCCGTGAGGCGCTGGAAGCACTGTCGCGTCTGCTGGAGCTGAAGCTGAAGGATTTCGGCGTGGTGGCCGAGGTCGTGTCCGTGTTGCCTGGCCCCGTGGTTACTCGCTTTGAGATACAGCCGGCGCCCGGGGTGAAAGTCAGCCGCATCACGAACCTGGCCAAGGACCTGGCGCGCTCACTTGCCGTGATCAGCGTGCGCGTGGTGGAAGTCATTCCAGGAAAATCGGTGGTGGGTATCGAGATCCCCAATGAAAACCGCCAGATCGTGCGGCTCTCCGAAGTCATCGGCGCCGAGGTCTACGACCGGGCCAACTCTGCCCTGACCCTGGCGCTCGGCCACGATATTTCCGGCCAGCCGGTGGTGGCGGATCTTGCCAAGATGCCGCACCTGCTGGTGGCCGGCACCACCGGCTCCGGTAAGTCTGTGGGCATCAACGTAATGCTGTTGAGTCTGCTGTACAAATCCACCCCGGACGAAGTGCGCCTGATCCTGGTAGACCCCAAAATGCTTGAGCTCTCGGTGTACGAGGGCATCCCGCACCTGCTGACGCCGGTGATTACGGATATGAACGATGCGGCCAATGGCTTGCGCTGGTGTGTGGGGGAGATGGAGCGCCGCTACAAGCTGATGGCGGCCATGGGTGTGCGGAACCTTGCCGGCTTCAATCGCAAGGTAAAAGAGGCGATTGCCGCGGGTGAACCGCTGATCGATCCGATCTGGCAGCCAGACCCCATGTCCAGTGTGCCAGAGGCGGAGCAGACCGCACCGCACCTGAAGCACTTGCCGGCCATTGTCGTGGTCATCGATGAATTTGCCGACATGATGATGATCGTCGGTAAAAAGGTCGAGCAGCTGATCGCGCGGATCGCGCAGAAGGCCCGTGCCGCCGGGATTCACTTGCTGCTGGCTACCCAGCGCCCGTCGGTGGATGTGATTACCGGCCTGATCAAGGCCAACGTGCCCACGCGTATGGCGTTCCAGGTCTCGTCGAAAGTGGATTCACGTACCATTCTGGATCAGGGCGGTGCGGAGCAGCTGCTGGGGCACGGCGACATGCTGTACCTGCCGCCGGGCACCGCGGTGCCTATCCGGGTACACGGGGCCTTTGTGGACGATCATGAGGTGCATCAGGTTGTGGCGGACTGGTGTCGTCGCGGCGAGCCCGAGTACATCGACGGTATCGTCGATGACGCCAATAACAGTATCCCGGTACCGGGCATGGCCACCGAAGGTGGGGAGGACGACCCGGAAACCGATGCCCTGTACGACGAGGCCGTTGCCTTCGTGACCAAGTCCCGCAAGGCATCCATTTCATCTGTGCAACGACAGCTTCGCATCGGCTACAATCGCGCCGCGCGCATGATCGAGGCCATGGAGGCGGCAGGGGTTGTATCGGCGCAGCAGGCCAATGGCAACCGGGAAGTGCTGGCGCCACCTCCGGCATAA
- the trxB gene encoding thioredoxin-disulfide reductase, with translation MSNHHRLIILGSGPAGYTAAIYAARANLNPVVITGMQQGGQLTTTTEVENWPGGVHDLQGPDLMVQMQQHAERFDTNIIFDHIHEVDLKQRPFTLKGNETYTCDALIIATGASAQYLGLPSEEAFQGRGVSACATCDGFFYRDQKVVVVGGGNTAVEEALYLSNIASEVTLVHRRDELRAEKILQDRLLDKAENGNINLCWHHTLDEVLGDDNGVTGVRLKNVQDDTTKELDVSGVFIAIGHKPNTDIFAGQLEMNGGYIIVESGLQGNATQTSIPGVFAAGDVSDHIYRQAVTSAGTGCMAALDAERFLDAQ, from the coding sequence ATGAGTAACCACCACCGCCTGATCATCCTCGGCTCCGGCCCTGCCGGCTATACCGCCGCCATTTACGCGGCGCGCGCCAACCTGAATCCTGTCGTCATCACTGGCATGCAGCAAGGTGGTCAGCTGACCACAACGACCGAAGTGGAGAACTGGCCGGGTGGTGTACACGACCTGCAGGGGCCGGATCTGATGGTGCAGATGCAGCAACACGCGGAGCGCTTTGACACCAACATCATTTTCGACCACATCCATGAAGTGGACCTCAAGCAGCGCCCCTTCACCCTGAAAGGCAATGAAACCTATACCTGCGACGCACTGATTATCGCCACCGGCGCATCGGCGCAGTACCTGGGCCTGCCATCGGAAGAGGCCTTCCAGGGCCGCGGGGTGAGTGCCTGTGCCACCTGTGACGGTTTCTTCTACCGCGACCAGAAGGTGGTGGTAGTGGGTGGTGGTAACACCGCTGTGGAAGAAGCCCTGTATCTCTCCAACATCGCCAGTGAAGTGACTCTGGTACACCGCCGCGACGAGTTGCGCGCGGAAAAAATCCTTCAGGATCGACTGCTGGATAAGGCCGAGAACGGCAATATCAACCTGTGCTGGCACCACACCCTGGACGAGGTGCTGGGTGACGACAACGGGGTTACCGGGGTTCGCCTGAAGAACGTTCAGGACGACACCACCAAGGAGCTGGACGTATCCGGCGTGTTTATCGCGATCGGTCACAAGCCCAACACCGACATCTTTGCGGGCCAGCTGGAAATGAACGGCGGTTACATCATCGTGGAAAGTGGCCTGCAGGGTAACGCCACCCAGACGTCCATCCCTGGCGTCTTTGCGGCGGGTGACGTATCCGACCATATCTACCGCCAGGCGGTGACCTCGGCGGGCACCGGCTGTATGGCCGCACTGGACGCCGAGCGCTTCCTCGACGCGCAGTAA